The Cydia strobilella chromosome 13, ilCydStro3.1, whole genome shotgun sequence genomic interval CCATCAGCGCGGCTTTCGACACTTTAAGAAAGTCCGTGCCCGCCTACAGCCATAACCAGAAGCTATCCAAGCTCTCTGTCCTCCGAATAGCTTGCGCATACATCGCTGCGCTGTCAGCGACGATAGACCCTGAAGCTGATCTAGCCTCAGCAGTGGAATCCGTGACGCAAACGATACACACGGAGGGGAAGTTAAGAAAAAAGAAAGACGATCCTTAGATCTGGAAGCCGTCTCGAACTAAGCCGTCCCCTAAGCCTATTCTCATTTAACTCTGGTAGTACAAAAATGACAATAAAGGGATTAATGAACTATTTATTGGAGAGTAGCGTAGTGCGTTTTACCACATTTTAAATCTCGTGATACTTATACTGTTCTGAGGTTGACGCTTGGTACATATGCACAactgttagtttatattttatatcagttcctataaaaaaatacacaaacaattataaaaacagAAGTGTTCCGTGTATGAGCGTAGTAAAAATGGAAATTTTCGGTTTAAGAACAATTGCACCTATTTTGATAGAGCTCAGTCAATATCATCCGATATTTTCCATTTTCTATCCAACCTAACAAAGCTTGACATGAttgaaatgtatgtatttaaataaagggTTCGCGAAGTTCACGCTTCCCAGTAAGAATCTCTTATTGACTGATATTCCAAGGTTTTTAGTagttattaatgaaaataatgaatatCCAGAAAACCTTTGCATTTATGAAGTGAAAACAAGATAGATCGTCATTGATATGTCAGCTTTAGAAGTAGATTGCAATTTTAGTAAGTATCTTGTTGTAACTTGTTTCAAGGTACTGTGGCCTACCGAAAATACCGAAATGCTCAGTTGTTTTTCGCGTTGACCTTACTTCTGGATGTGAGGCGTTTTTGGATTTAGCAACAAATTCCTAGCCCTTATTTCCAGATTTGGTTCTTTAAAGGGCGATCTGTTTTTAGATGCGAGACCGGCatacttattaaaataacttGTATAGGTAAAACGTATCTTTATCTGGCGTTTCATTAATCTAAATTCTGTATGAGTATGTCCGAAATCGCAACAAATTCAGATATCCGGAGACTAATTGGCATTTGAATTTGACTGAAAGGTTCCAAGTTCCAGAAAGGCATTAAACTGGCAGCTACTATTGACCAGGTCGAAAAGCACTGAAAAATCGATCAAAACTAGTTCACATAACATCTATTTGTGTTTGAATTGAAATTACAGATACATTCTTCAaagatataataggtataaGGTTTATACGCAATGAAGATAATTTGACGTCCACAAGACACCCAATATtctttcattaaataaaattatacttgattaattaaagtttatttcGGACCGATTAATGCTGTCTTTTAATGCCTACTTAGTTCGTTCGTTAGTTAGTTCCCATAGCCATTCCCAGTCCAGTATTAAGATAAAATTACGAACTACCTTTAAATATAATCGGGctttaaacataatttattacaatCGAGTCAGTAATTGTAAggtatattttgtataataagGATGTAAGTTTTGTAATATGTTGTGTGGTTGAAAGCAATGTGATCCTTACGGCAGATTCCAggcattattataaaatataaatatccgACTATTCAGATAGAGGGTAATGGTTTCGTAGAGTATAATAAAAGATGTATAAAAACATGtatatacattttaacgtataaaTACCTGCTGTGAAGTCCTCTACTGGACAACAATGATAATACTTTGCTTGTTTAATGACTATTCCAGAATTATACATTTGATTAAAAATGTTGAGAAACTTTAGGCAAAACAGAGTAAATAATTCCGGTCTCCGTACTTTTGAAAACGTAATTTTTGGAACTATTTAAAAAGATAGGAAAAGAATAATTCTAATGTCTAAAATTACGTCATCAAAACGTGAGAAGATCAAAAATATTTAGACGTAATGACCTCTAGATTCTAAAGATACCTACTAATTTTCATTCTGGTTTACCTAATAATTTCAACATTTATGTTTGATAGACTTAATGAGCTACAAATTTTAACTAGATTGCCTTGAACCTTGAACACATAATGTGATATATTGTAAATAGTTAGGATAGAAAAATATTGGGTATTAAGTAACACCTTCATTATAATGATCCTTAAAATTCTTCGTACACAAATTATTCTCTTTTGAAAACCAATAAGACAGTACATGTAATTATATCTTATCAAAAACGATATGTTACGACAGATATTTTTGATCACTTACGATATTAGTTCGTCAGATATTAAGGAAAAAATAACCAAACGTGTGTAAACATAAGTATTACGTTCTCATAATGTAGCAATGATGTGAATTTATTTGCGATTTACAAGATATTGTAACGTATACTTAGTGAAATGGAATCCTGATTTACCATCAAACTATTGTATATGTCATTTATATGAGataataaaattgatttccATTCAgtcgtacagtcagcaacagaaATATCTAAGTGATCGAGTTGTTAAAAATGATCTGAGCACAATATCAGCGTGTCAGTGTGCATATCAATTTGAACATCCGACCCGTTTAGACATTTTCGCTACGGACTCATTATTTAATTGCATGGGGATCAATGTTTCAGGATACTGAATGTTCAATGTACAGTCtaggatagaaaaaaaaacaatgcggttattttacgaaaaatatgagTAAGTTCTTTATGTTAGTTATGCATGACAGTAAGACTATGTAaatttacacatatttttgatcaATTGACCGTATTGATAATTTTACCCTACTGTactgttaaataaataagaatcgCGTAATTGTTACAAACCTGTAATGCTCAAACTGTAactgaaacaataaataaaaggtGTTATAAGTCAAAAGTAATAAATGACGGGAAATACGTGGATAaatatttggttttattttaattccttTTTATTCAGCCGTCCTGAGTCTGAGGGGCTTTGATGAAATATTAGAAACAGCTGTTTTAGTACGAGAAGACCAGAAGGGCTTACAAATGGTTCGTTGGAGTATATAAGATAGAAAGGGTTTATCATGAGGAATAAGACGaaaaatatagatttagattcatttatttcataatacggattacattataaattgcaggcatGTCAAGTCCGTATTCCGCAGCATTACGTACGTAAGCTTTAGTTtggggcatagagtaacttatactagagcggtactgtcatagtaaattttgtaaccacagaaaattcactgccatctatcgacacactttaaaactaaaaaggaagatttataaaaatacgataaaatgtatttaaatatggataaatgatttttttatttgcatttattatttttataattttgaccaatgttctttcactgatatgcgttaaaattgttaaataacaaacgataccgtcaacgccatctatacgacagtaggccaaagctgaacgagaatcaaattttcttgattttcgaggcacgtttttttcttagactgtatccatctattacggagttatatctatcttttttggggctaggtcgatttgtgtaagattgtccccaaatatatatattttttaatgactGCGATGCGACAGATAGCTATATCTCGACAGTTCGCGTTTAAATCAAAACTGAGTATCTCTCGCAGTCTAATTGTTCAACATAGTCAACATACAGGGacttttatagatttttgttaAGCTAATTAGATAAAGGTACACTTTTGACGGAAAACGCAGCAGGAAAAGACCCACAAAAAGAtggtccgacgatctggttaaggtAGCTgggagccgatggatgagagcggcgcaagaccggtcgtaGAGAtttttgggggaggcctatagTGGtgcagcagtggacgtctttcggctgaaatgatgatgatgatacttttgacgcgtagtctaaTGAGCTACGTtggatgctgactgtacattgcagatctttgcttaaaattagGGCACGTTTTTTCCGCGACTAGGAAGCGAGAGTGCCATCTGTTGATAGCGACACAAAGCGGCGTTATCCGCGCTATCGCGCACGCGCCGCAAACATCCCTTATCGCGCGATAACGCACAAAAAACAGAAGGACAGATGTGCAGATTCTATGCGGCTTTGTCTTGGTGTCATTAGTTACGGAATACGGATGGTTACGGAttactatttttattgtacACGGGAGTAAGTAAATCCACTTACGCCTGCACAATTGCACAAAGacctttttgtttttaatatatacCTAAGCTTTTATGTGGCGAAGAGTCACCATACTAATAGTAACTCTGCACATATATTACTGTGAAAAAGTGTGGGAGTGCATTTGGATTGCAAGTTTCCttaaaaaatgtgtttattttaatgaaagtaggtacttacgtctTTTTTAGTATAGGCCGGTTATtgataatagttataatgtatttcagaaattatttttatgacaattTAATATACTCATCGATTACTAGGTTGGTACTTGGTATGAATTAATTATGGTTACCTTATATGTATTTTCATTCGTAGTACCGTTTAATAGCTTGCCAGGGGATCTATCTTTGCCAGGGGTAAACCAATACTAGCAATTGTAGACAAGTCTTTCGCCGATCGTTGGTGGTATTAAAATGACAGCTGTTGTCACAAATGTTAAATTATCGCAGCGAATGTGTCTAATCGACCCCAACTGAATTGCCTGCCAATCATGTTTACAATGAGGGTGAATCGAAGGGTAGGTTAGCGGCATATTGCGGGGTTAAAACTAGAAATTATAATGACTTTAATTAATACCATTAACTTTACAGttgctttacaaaaaaaaacggttcTCATTAACATTAATTAGCAGGACAAAAATGATAAAACATTAACTTGAAAGTGCCATCTAGCGGCGAGtagaaatgtaaaatttagTCCACTATTACAAAATAGATGGCGCTTTAATCAAAATCATCACTGCTTGACATCGGGCTCCTATCCAACGCTAGATGTcgctaaaattaataattagctaAGCGTCTAGTCAAACACGTTcggaataaaaaaagttttaagaaaaaataaaaggcGGGAACTGGAAGTATCTTGAGTCGAGTGTCTCGTTACTTGTTGTTGCTTTTCAGTTtaggatataattatatttctatttCGTTATTTTAGCGTGTAAGTaatagacatttatttattgttacaaaCTTATTTATTAGCAATTGGAACCTTACAAGCTAGAAAGGTACAATCAAATTATGCAGTCCATTTGAGGCACCTCGTATCTAAATGAGTGCCTAGACATCTGACCGAGCAATATCGCGCCCCGCACGGAATGCAAGTATAGTTCGATAGGAAACCACACACAGCACAGAAGTGGCGGTCAGGAAAtctgcaaattaaattaattatataaatacacgACAGATATCACTGTGTAAAATAGAACCGGTGGTACACGCTTATACCATTATTAACACTCTTGTTTATGTATTTTCATATCAGATTGTCGTTGTTTTAGTATATTTATCTATGGATCGGAAATTAAGCAACCCATCtttaatgatgttgttgaatAATGATGTTTTGTAAAACAGTTATATTAAATGCCAGTGATATTTGTGAACTTACTTAGATGGAGATGCTTGTGCAGACAAATAATTAGGAGGTTCGGGTCTAAAGTTAGCATCTTCCTCAACCAACTGAGCAAAAGATTTCCTAAACCTCATCTTATAATAATCTGCACTCCTCGCCTTCTTCCCTTTTCTGGTCGGTTTTTCATTGGAATCAGCAAACTTGGGTATTTTTTTTGACATAACCAGATCAGCGTGTGGGTCCTCATGGAAGTTGTCTTGCTCAAGAGCTTCCACTGCCTTTCTGGCTCTGCGCTTCCTTGTAACATCATCGAGAACCCTGCTTTTGACACCATCTTTTACTCTACCAGACTCTCTTGCTGCCATTTTGAATTCTAGATACAATAAAATTAGATGCCTTTATCATGTACTGGAATGCTCAACTGATCCATCAGATCATCAACCCTTGCTTGTAAGGTTTCTACAATGTCTGCCGATATGAACAGATGTGTCTCGTCCAGGTCTTGAAGGATAAACTTTCTGCCGAGGGCCAGGGTCTCGTCGAGGTGGAGTAAGAATTGTTTCATAGCCGGGTCACTGGAACAAGTGAAATGTCTAAGAAAAGGGGACTTAGTGCTGAAGAGAAGAGGACTAAGATGTTGGAGATATTTCATAATAGCAAGGATTTCTTTCAGTTGAaggtatttttatatacttaataaaattagaTATTAATTACCATTGTGAATACTTTTCATTCTGTGAAAACTTTATACAACGTGAGTTAGTAGTACAATGGTCACTATGAATGGCCTTGTTTTATCCACtaacgccacttgcaccatcccactaacccggggctaagtggttaaaccgttaacccagtgtcaaattgtactggtaaccatggtaactccaagttttaccggttaaccccgggtgagcggaatggtgcaagtggtgcttAGAAACAAAACTATACCACCAacaagtaaattttaaatatttttagaaataataaacaagTTATAAGAAAATTTATATAGaaaattatttatagtttaattAAAAGCATAATGGTTTTAACAATTTTGATTATtgatcatatttattttaggaGTTGGAAAAAATAGCACCGAAAGAGAAAGGTATCACCATGCAGTCAGTAAAAGAGGTGGTGCAGAGTTTGGTTGATGACCATTTGGTGGACTCAGAGAAGATAGGAACTTCCATTTACTTTTGGTCTTTCCCGAGGTATTgcactttataaaaaaattgtcttaataattttataaagcaATACATAGGTAATTATTCACTTGTAAAATGGGACTTAACTGCACAGTAGGGAAAACCAATCTTAAATTGGTATACTACCCTTATGTTCTTGGATAAAAAATAGAAGTGTTTGTAACTGGTTCCTGTCCGTCACCGGTGCCACTATGTTATCTTGGAGACAGgacatttttaatgtatttatctgTGTTTTCAGCAAAGTCAAAAATGCCAAGAAAAGAAAACTCAATGAGATGCAGAATGAACATGCAGAATGtacaaaaaaactgaaaaagactGAAGAGGCCATAGCAAGTGAATCTGTGAGTATttgaaagataaaaaatatcataattaaattgacttaaaacattttaaaagatCTAACaattagctatgtcaatgtctatatttttttaagtgcatttGTTTCTACTAAGtccttttatttacttaaattttttttaaacccaatTCAAACTACAAATGTCATGTATaaatatagttaatattttgtttattaaagtTTACTGCCGTGTACTCATAAATTTGCTCCAATTCATAGATTGGTCGTGAAGCAACTGAAGAAAGAACAGACATATTGAAATCTTTAGAAGagataaaaaaacaagaagAGGCTTTAAAGAAACAATTGCAGAAGTATAGAGACTCAGATCCTGAGTACATAGCTCAATTAAAGACTGAAATTGAGGTTAGAGATACATACATGATGAGGTAAAATTTGCTAAAAAGTCGGATGTTCAGTAACTAAGTGCATTTTTATGTTCAGGATTTAAAGACTGCGGCCAACCGATGGACAGAGAACATTTACATTCTGAAATCCTACATGAAGAATACATTTCAGTGTGAAAACGAAGTCATCGATCAGATGTTCAACATTCCTCAGGATTTGGATTACAtcgaatagttatttgttaatgTTATGTTACCTAAATATTTGCTTTGCCAATCAATCTCGAGTAAGGTTATGATTATAAAAAGAATACCAACCATTCCACGAGCACACCTTTCATAACATTCAccattgttaataaataaattccataATACGCAAAAACCAGATATGTCGATTGTTTTACTTCTATTGAGTAGAATTATTGCAGAAAATAGTACGTAATGATAGCGTCGACTCCGGACATGAATGTCGAaccagttcagttcagtttttggttcttatggcatctgtccattgggacaattttgccctGCACTGTCAATGTCTGTTCCTATCTACGCTAGAACCATGGATAGCTAGAACTCTCACCAAGTTGGGCCAAGTGGATTGTACTTAGAAGTTAGAACTATAGTATAGAGtatacatatagttggtcaagcaaatcttcaattttttaacatgcagatacgtctgcgagcgatactccaaattttatattaaaggaaaaaatggaaaaagttacacttccggcaggatttgaacacGCAACctccggaagtgtaactttttttcctttaatataaaatttcaagcaaatcttgtcagtaagtaagaacaaaaaaactacactcatcacagcatgactctctccgtcc includes:
- the LOC134746514 gene encoding zinc finger HIT domain-containing protein 1 codes for the protein MAARESGRVKDGVKSRVLDDVTRKRRARKAVEALEQDNFHEDPHADLVMSKKIPKFADSNEKPTRKGKKARSADYYKMRFRKSFAQLVEEDANFRPEPPNYLSAQASPSKFPDRHFCAVCGFLSNYTCIPCGARYCSVRCLGTHLDTRCLKWTA
- the LOC134746513 gene encoding meiotic nuclear division protein 1 homolog, with the translated sequence MSKKRGLSAEEKRTKMLEIFHNSKDFFQLKELEKIAPKEKGITMQSVKEVVQSLVDDHLVDSEKIGTSIYFWSFPSKVKNAKKRKLNEMQNEHAECTKKLKKTEEAIASESIGREATEERTDILKSLEEIKKQEEALKKQLQKYRDSDPEYIAQLKTEIEVRDTYMMR
- the LOC134746517 gene encoding general transcription factor IIH subunit 5, which gives rise to MVNVMKGVLVECDPAMKQFLLHLDETLALGRKFILQDLDETHLFISADIVETLQARVDDLMDQLSIPVHDKGI